The Candidatus Omnitrophota bacterium region TTCCTCGTTCTCCGGCGTAGGCCATAGTTCCAGGTTATCGTCCACATGCGCTATGCCCAGAAGGGCCAGCACACATCCCTGCTGCCGGACCGGCGGCATGGGCCGTGCAGGCATCTTGGCCTTCCTGTTGAGAAGCACGCTCAGCTTACCGTTATTGAACCCGTATCTCTCCGGTATGGCCGCCAAATACGCCAGCATATGGCTCTTCCGGCTGTTCTGCAGGTCGATCGACATGTCGAGATCTTCCGACCTTATCGCCCCGGCCAGACGAAGGAACCCGACACCCTTGTCCCTTGTTCTGAAATCACATGTGATCACATCATCGATATAAGGGCATCCACTGAGCACTTCACGGAACCTTATGTCGGCCAGCACTTTTATTTCCGCGCCCGGGAAAGCTTTCCTGACAGCCCTCATTGAAGGTACCGCGAGTATAATATCCCCAAGCGAGCTTATCTTCATGATGAGTATGTTCTTCATGGAAAGCGCTTTGGAATAAACTTCAAGGGTACTTTCCATTACCTTGCCAAGGGAAAAATGATCTTCCACGTTCTTCCGGGCGGCCCTGGAGACCCTTTCTACCAGCTCACGGTCCTGGGCATACCTCATGACCTTTTCGGCGATATCGGACGGGTTCATGGGTTCACACAAAAGACCGGTCACTCCGTCCTCAACGTTCTCGACCACTCCACCTACTCTCGTGGCGACTACCGGCACCCCCCTGGCCTGGGCCTCTATTATCGACCTGCCGAACGCCTCCTGGCTACGATTCGCGGAAACGAACACGTCCAGGTCCTTCAGGACCTCGGCCACATCATGGCTCGAGTCTATGAACCTGATCACGTTCTCAAGTCTCAGCCGCCTCACGGTAAGGTCTACCCTCTTCAGGTAATCCTCTTTCGCCGAGGCCCTGTCCCCCATTATCACGATCTCAAGATTGTTCATCCGCCTGGAAACATATGACATCGCCTTCAAAAAGTCCTGGTGTCCCTTAAGGGGCGTGTACCGGCATATCATACCGACCCGGAATTTCTTTCGGTCCTTATCGAACGGCGACACGTACCCGAAACGCTCAAGGTCTACCCCCCTCGGTATTATGGATAGTTTCCTCGTCGGCACGCCGAATTTGTCTTTCATATATCTGGCCATAGTATCATTTGCCACGATAACGATCTTGCCCCATCCCATAACACGGCTTATAAGGTGCGGTTTGTACTGCCCGTGAGCGGTGGTCAAGAACACCTTGCCGGTGGATTTTGCCGCGAAATACCCCATTAGGGCCGGGATACGGCTCCTGGCGTGGACTATATCGATACTTTCCTTGCGTATTATGCGCCTTAGGCATATATACGACCATATCATCGTGATGGGATTTTTCTTTCCCACAGGCACGGTGTAGTGCCTGGCACCGATGGCCGCCAGATTGCCCTCGTATATCCCGCCGCCGGAGACCACGACGGCCTTGTGCCCTTTGGCCACAAGGGCACGCGCGACCTCCACTGTGCCTTTCTCCACCCCGCCTACGTTCAATCTCGGGACAAGTTGTAATATGTTCATGTTCCGCCTTCTATCAAAAAACCTTTTCTATCTTGGAGTATAGTTCATCCATATCTTCCGGAAGATGCCGCGCGGCCATCCCGGTGGTCATGGCCGTGCGCATATCCTCCGCAAGGACCTCCCTGCGAAGCTTCTTAAGGTATCCCCGTCCGGCCAGTTCGTCCACAAAAACATCGTATTTGGTCTTTCCCCGGCGTTTCTTGTCGGGCATTATCACGAAAACGGGCCTGCCGGATGAAACCGCTTCGGAAACCATTGATATACTGTCCCCCGTCACGAACACTATATCGCTCGAGGCCAGTATCTTGTCCACCGTTTTCGCGTCATTGTCGCTTTTTCCCGAAACGAATTTAAGGCATCTCTCATCCTCCCGGAGCATGTCCTGGAACGTCTTGTCGGCGTCCGGAGGCGTTCTTCTGGACGTGGTCAACATGAACCGGGTCCCGGTATCCCCACACGAACCCGACAGCGCTTCGGATATATCCCTGGCCGTCGCCTCGCTGAACGTGTAGAACCTGTTCTCCCCTCCTATAAGCACGCCGACACATTTTATCCCATCAAGACCGTTCCTCTCCTTACCCCTAAGGTCCTCGAGTTCCGATATATCGACCAGCGTGGGCGGCATATCGGTGACCACGACGTTAGCCCCTATGGGCGACAGCCCCTTCCTTACCACGTCGTGCCGGGGCAGCACGATAAGGTCGAACCCCCAGCGGTTCATCCGTCCCGGGTCCATTATGGTCAGGTTCTTGGCGCCATTCTCCGACGAGACCAGCCTGTTGACCCCGTAAAGCGCCGAGCCGCAACTTATCACGACATCAGCGTATACGGAGATGATAGCGTCATAACTTCCCGGTTCAAGCGCCCATTTCAGCAGGAAAGGACGCCCCTGAAAGAGGTCACCGTATAGTGGCGAGAACATGTTCAGGATAGTACGCCTCACGCGGCTCTTGAACTTCACGGACACCGTCTTTACTTCCAAAGCTCCTTCCGGCATGTTCCTTTTTTCTTTCCAGTAACGACCTGCCGTACCGGCCACGGCCATGGACTGTTTGAAATGCCCCTTCTTCCCATCGTCCAGCACGAGCACTTTACGTACAGGGGTCAGCTTCCACTTCTTATGCATCCACATCCATTGGTCCGGGGACTTTCTTACATGTTTCTCCAGGAGCTCGTTATATTTTTCCACATACGGCGTTATATCCTCGTTCTTGCCGATGACCATAGGTTCCTCCAGGACGGCCTGATGGTAAGGGCCGTCCACGCGGTGTATAAAGGCCGGTAATATCCAGGCACCTGTTTTTTGCGCGAACCTGTATGGTCCCACAGCCGTAGAGGCCGGTCGCCCGAAGAGGTTGACGAGCTTACCATTGGGGCCGGCGTTCTGATCGGCCAGTATACCCACGCTCTTACCTTCCTTGAGTACCCGGAAAAGGTTCTTAATATCAGCACCCTTCCGTATCACAATGTTACCCTTAGACTCCCGCAGGCGGTTAAGAAGTTCGTTAAGCCTCTGCATTTTCTGGTCTCTGGCCAAGAGGTACAGGGGATACCCCTGGAAAACACTGGCCACGGTGCTCATTTCCCAATTACCGAAATGCGCCGACACCATTATCATCCCCCGCGGGTTGGAAGCGGCTTTTCCCAGGTTCTCGCTGTTGATTATCTCCAGATGCTTTTCCAGGTATTCCCGGTCAACCTTGGTAAGCGCCAATATCTCCACGAACGTCTGGACCATGTTTCGATACGTGCCTATGGTCAATCTCCTGATGTCGCGGGGACTTTTTTCGGACGCGAACGCCGCCCGGATATTCCTGTACGTTACCTTACGGCGTTTCCCGCTCAGAAGATAAATGAGATAACCGAACGCCCGGCCGGCCCAGAGGTTCAAACCCATCGGCATAACATGAAAAACGGCGTTAAGACCCCTGACTATGTAAGACGCTATCAAGTCCAGCAAGGACCGACTCCTTTCCCCTGACAATATCCATATCAACATTGAGGGCAAGTATCTTATCACGCAATACGCCCAATTCCAGCTCGGCCAGTTTAACCATGTCTTTTTTTGTGACCACGATATTATCCGCTCCGGAAGCCGCGAAGCGGCCCCCTATCTCCTCGACATCTGAGGCGGTATACGCGTGATGGTCATCATATACCATATGGCCGGTCAATTCCATCCCGCATCGCCCGGCGATAAGCTCGAACGAACCCGGTGACGCTATACCGCTCACGAGCAGGACCTTCTTGTTCTTCGCGTTCCCCAGAGAGGTGTTCTTTCCCGAGACATCGGACAGAGAAACGGGCCGGCGGATGGATTCCGCGACCAGCTTCCCTGAAATGACGTTACCCAGCCGGGATAATACGGTGTTCCTTTGCGCCTCTCCCATTTCAGACGTTCCCGTAACGACCACGATATCCGCCCTCGAAAGCGCGCTTATACGTTCCCTGAAAGGCCCGCGTGGCAAAAGGCCCGTATTCCCCGCCATAGAATCCGCGTCCACAAGCACTATATCAAGGTCCCTCTCGAGCGCGCGGTGCTGGAACCCGTCATCCATGACCAGGACATCGCACCCCTTGGACACGGCATAAGCTGCGGACTTGACCCTGTCCCTGCCTACCACTACAGGTACTTCCGGCAACTCCCCGGCAAGCATCTTATCCTCGTCCCGGCCATACCCCCTTGTCAGGATGGCGGGACGGCATCCCCTGCCCGCGAGTTCGCGCACGATATACAGAGAGAACGGCGTTTTGCCGGTACCTCCCGCGGTTATGTTGCCGACACTTATGACCGGCACATCCACTTTGGTCGTTTTCCTGAATCCCCTCCTGTAAGCCAGGTCCACGAACCATATGCCCGCGCCATAAAGAAGTGACAGCGCCCACAACACCCACTTCAGAGGTAGCAGCGCGGGACGCGCCCCTTCGTCCTTCATGACCCCCGTGATCCAAAGTCTCAGATCGCCCATATCCATTCCCCTCGGTGGATATCACCCCAGAAATCTATCAAGCAGGCTTACTGTCCGATCGACCGCGCCTGAATTCTCCCGTATGACATCTACGGCCTTCCTTGATATATTCCTCCTCATGCCATCGTCCTTTATAAGCCTTTCAAGCACCTGTTCAAGCTCATCAGCGTCCGCGACCTGGATAGCGCCTTCCCTGGAAAGGAACATCCGGACAGCTTCCTTGAAATTATACATGTTCGGCCCGAAAACGACCGGTTTCCCGTAACTTGCCGGTTCTATAATGTTCTGTCCGCCTTTTTTTACAAGACTCCCGCCCACGAACACTATAGTGGCAAGGGCATACATATCCTTAAGGTGCCCTATGCTGTCCACGACCATTACGTCGTACGTCCCGGTCTTCCCGCCGCCTGGCGCCCCTTTCCCGCGCAGCCCTGAATACGCCATATGCCTCAGCCCGGCTTCCTCGATATACACTTTTACCGCTTCGACCCTTTCCACATGTCTCGGCGCGATTATGAGCTTGAGCCCGGGTATCCTGCCGGAAAGTCTCTTATATACATCGATCAACTGGGATTCCTCGTTGAAATGGGTGCTCCCGGCCACTATTATAAGGTCATCCTGCCGCATGCCTATATCCTCGGGTCTTACCGGAAGCGGCAGGCCCTCAGATATACCCTGGTCGAACTTAACATTGCCTGTGACCGTAACCCTTTCCGTGGCGGCGCCCATACGAACGATACGCGAAGCATCATCCTTCGTCTGCACGGAAAAAACATCTATACATCCCAGCATTCCAGAAATGAAAGGCTTTACCTTAAGATAGTTCCTGAAAGACCTGTCGGATATCCTTCCGTTCACTACGGCTATGGGCACACCTTTCCTTTTAAGCGCCGTCATCAGGTTTGGCCACAGTTCCGTTTCGATCACGACATA contains the following coding sequences:
- a CDS encoding 3-deoxy-D-manno-octulosonic acid transferase: MLFGLFYLPCLVLKGKAHGRFLERFGAFGRSMDGLDAPVWIHAVSVGEANVAARIAKGIRKRSPGVPIVVSTTTTTGQDMMEKAGKGVVDRVFYYPLDISFIVSRVISKINPRLYVVIETELWPNLMTALKRKGVPIAVVNGRISDRSFRNYLKVKPFISGMLGCIDVFSVQTKDDASRIVRMGAATERVTVTGNVKFDQGISEGLPLPVRPEDIGMRQDDLIIVAGSTHFNEESQLIDVYKRLSGRIPGLKLIIAPRHVERVEAVKVYIEEAGLRHMAYSGLRGKGAPGGGKTGTYDVMVVDSIGHLKDMYALATIVFVGGSLVKKGGQNIIEPASYGKPVVFGPNMYNFKEAVRMFLSREGAIQVADADELEQVLERLIKDDGMRRNISRKAVDVIRENSGAVDRTVSLLDRFLG
- the waaF gene encoding lipopolysaccharide heptosyltransferase II; the protein is MNILQLVPRLNVGGVEKGTVEVARALVAKGHKAVVVSGGGIYEGNLAAIGARHYTVPVGKKNPITMIWSYICLRRIIRKESIDIVHARSRIPALMGYFAAKSTGKVFLTTAHGQYKPHLISRVMGWGKIVIVANDTMARYMKDKFGVPTRKLSIIPRGVDLERFGYVSPFDKDRKKFRVGMICRYTPLKGHQDFLKAMSYVSRRMNNLEIVIMGDRASAKEDYLKRVDLTVRRLRLENVIRFIDSSHDVAEVLKDLDVFVSANRSQEAFGRSIIEAQARGVPVVATRVGGVVENVEDGVTGLLCEPMNPSDIAEKVMRYAQDRELVERVSRAARKNVEDHFSLGKVMESTLEVYSKALSMKNILIMKISSLGDIILAVPSMRAVRKAFPGAEIKVLADIRFREVLSGCPYIDDVITCDFRTRDKGVGFLRLAGAIRSEDLDMSIDLQNSRKSHMLAYLAAIPERYGFNNGKLSVLLNRKAKMPARPMPPVRQQGCVLALLGIAHVDDNLELWPTPENEEWAEKFFGGNWLQKDQKIVAMSVSASRKWRSKNVGVPTLVKVADMLAKERGVRTVLIGAEEDKLEASEFMKTTLAKPIDAVGKTNIGQFIALIKRCDIVVTGDSAPMHVASAVNTPFVSYFGPTDPARHLPPSGKKKVLHRKVKCSPCYDPICRRDRRCMTSIKPADIYNAVMELL
- a CDS encoding ELM1/GtrOC1 family putative glycosyltransferase, whose protein sequence is MLDLIASYIVRGLNAVFHVMPMGLNLWAGRAFGYLIYLLSGKRRKVTYRNIRAAFASEKSPRDIRRLTIGTYRNMVQTFVEILALTKVDREYLEKHLEIINSENLGKAASNPRGMIMVSAHFGNWEMSTVASVFQGYPLYLLARDQKMQRLNELLNRLRESKGNIVIRKGADIKNLFRVLKEGKSVGILADQNAGPNGKLVNLFGRPASTAVGPYRFAQKTGAWILPAFIHRVDGPYHQAVLEEPMVIGKNEDITPYVEKYNELLEKHVRKSPDQWMWMHKKWKLTPVRKVLVLDDGKKGHFKQSMAVAGTAGRYWKEKRNMPEGALEVKTVSVKFKSRVRRTILNMFSPLYGDLFQGRPFLLKWALEPGSYDAIISVYADVVISCGSALYGVNRLVSSENGAKNLTIMDPGRMNRWGFDLIVLPRHDVVRKGLSPIGANVVVTDMPPTLVDISELEDLRGKERNGLDGIKCVGVLIGGENRFYTFSEATARDISEALSGSCGDTGTRFMLTTSRRTPPDADKTFQDMLREDERCLKFVSGKSDNDAKTVDKILASSDIVFVTGDSISMVSEAVSSGRPVFVIMPDKKRRGKTKYDVFVDELAGRGYLKKLRREVLAEDMRTAMTTGMAARHLPEDMDELYSKIEKVF
- the lpxK gene encoding tetraacyldisaccharide 4'-kinase, coding for MGDLRLWITGVMKDEGARPALLPLKWVLWALSLLYGAGIWFVDLAYRRGFRKTTKVDVPVISVGNITAGGTGKTPFSLYIVRELAGRGCRPAILTRGYGRDEDKMLAGELPEVPVVVGRDRVKSAAYAVSKGCDVLVMDDGFQHRALERDLDIVLVDADSMAGNTGLLPRGPFRERISALSRADIVVVTGTSEMGEAQRNTVLSRLGNVISGKLVAESIRRPVSLSDVSGKNTSLGNAKNKKVLLVSGIASPGSFELIAGRCGMELTGHMVYDDHHAYTASDVEEIGGRFAASGADNIVVTKKDMVKLAELELGVLRDKILALNVDMDIVRGKESVLAGLDSVLHSQGS